Proteins encoded in a region of the Paenibacillus wynnii genome:
- a CDS encoding PIG-L family deacetylase: MNEIHKAPSKKLLAVFAHPDDETFICGGTLAKYASEGVEITLVSATRGEMGRRMGNPPYINRETMPAVREKELRRACDSLGIRNLMFLDIRDKTVEFINEDGLTDTIAALINEVNPDVVLTFHEKLGGHPDHCAIGKVTTAAFKHTAHRGSLYFISYGNMMEQPERYGYTRQDVVKIDVHDHLEAKLAAFRDHRCQTEIDEWVWEEDRKALGRFGNYEYFLKGSPTPKSQKPGNLFQ, translated from the coding sequence ATGAACGAAATACATAAGGCTCCTTCGAAAAAGCTGCTTGCCGTCTTTGCCCATCCTGATGACGAGACTTTTATCTGCGGAGGCACGCTTGCGAAATACGCAAGTGAGGGGGTAGAAATTACATTAGTAAGCGCTACACGAGGTGAAATGGGGCGTCGGATGGGCAATCCGCCATACATTAACCGGGAAACGATGCCGGCTGTCCGCGAGAAGGAACTGCGCCGTGCCTGCGATAGCTTGGGCATCAGGAACCTTATGTTTTTGGATATCCGCGACAAGACGGTTGAGTTCATTAACGAGGATGGGTTAACCGACACTATTGCAGCCCTTATTAACGAAGTCAATCCTGACGTTGTTCTAACGTTTCACGAGAAGTTGGGCGGGCATCCAGATCATTGTGCAATCGGAAAAGTAACAACCGCTGCATTTAAGCATACAGCGCACAGGGGGTCTCTATATTTCATAAGCTATGGCAATATGATGGAGCAGCCGGAAAGATACGGATACACCCGACAGGATGTAGTTAAAATTGATGTGCATGATCATTTGGAGGCAAAACTCGCGGCGTTTCGGGACCATCGTTGTCAGACTGAAATAGATGAGTGGGTATGGGAGGAAGATCGGAAGGCGCTCGGGAGATTCGGCAACTATGAATATTTCCTGAAGGGCAGTCCAACTCCTAAGTCGCAAAAACCGGGGAATTTGTTTCAATAA
- a CDS encoding MerR family transcriptional regulator yields the protein MFKIGDFSRLVRVSVRMLRHYDEIGILKPKSIDHHTGYRSYSVDQIPKVNRIQVLKEMGFTLSEIGGLLNQDLDSRQLISLLESRKRQISEVIESEHVKLLKVESLIKFINKEDSNMKYEITVKNIPMYKMLSLRGIIPAYNAEGVLWEELGAFVEQHKVNVTDPSYAIYHDNGYKESDVDVEVTMCITEAVTETERIKVRELEGAPEMAIVFHEGPFEEMTSAYNALGVWMSSNHYDCMGPTRAIYHKGPWCEQDPADYLTEIQIPVVKKEIK from the coding sequence ATGTTCAAAATAGGCGATTTTTCGAGACTTGTCAGGGTGTCGGTAAGAATGCTCAGACACTATGACGAGATAGGGATTCTGAAACCGAAGTCTATTGATCATCATACGGGATATCGTTCCTATTCAGTAGACCAGATTCCAAAGGTTAACCGTATTCAAGTTTTGAAGGAAATGGGCTTCACTCTTTCTGAAATAGGCGGATTATTGAATCAGGACTTGGATTCAAGACAGCTCATTAGCCTTCTAGAAAGCAGAAAGCGTCAGATATCAGAAGTTATTGAGAGTGAGCATGTAAAGCTTTTGAAAGTCGAGTCTCTGATTAAATTCATTAACAAGGAGGATTCCAATATGAAATACGAAATAACCGTTAAAAATATACCTATGTATAAGATGCTTTCCTTAAGAGGGATAATCCCAGCTTACAATGCGGAAGGGGTGCTGTGGGAGGAGCTGGGTGCTTTCGTAGAACAGCATAAAGTGAACGTTACAGACCCTAGTTATGCCATTTATCATGACAATGGGTATAAGGAGAGTGATGTGGATGTGGAAGTAACCATGTGTATTACCGAGGCAGTTACCGAAACGGAGCGAATTAAGGTGAGAGAACTTGAGGGAGCACCCGAAATGGCCATTGTTTTCCACGAGGGTCCCTTTGAGGAAATGACTTCAGCATATAATGCTTTGGGCGTTTGGATGTCTTCCAATCATTATGATTGTATGGGGCCGACTAGAGCAATTTACCATAAAGGACCATGGTGTGAACAAGATCCGGCAGATTATTTGACTGAAATTCAGATTCCGGTTGTTAAAAAGGAAATAAAATAA
- a CDS encoding LysM peptidoglycan-binding domain-containing protein: MNHTVQPGDTMWSIAARYGVTVDAILRANNLTNPNYIYLGQNLIIPTSGGYPYPLPIPIPTPQPQPQPGAGLAQRVARLERQYTVIEAELDRQIQRINRLEQRVRRLED; the protein is encoded by the coding sequence ATGAATCATACAGTTCAACCTGGTGATACGATGTGGTCGATTGCCGCCCGTTACGGCGTAACGGTGGATGCGATATTACGAGCAAACAATTTGACCAATCCGAATTATATCTATTTGGGTCAAAACTTGATCATCCCAACATCAGGGGGATATCCATATCCGTTACCAATACCTATTCCGACACCACAGCCACAACCACAGCCCGGTGCTGGTTTGGCCCAACGTGTTGCAAGGTTGGAACGCCAATATACAGTAATCGAGGCTGAATTGGATCGTCAAATTCAACGCATCAACCGGCTGGAGCAAAGAGTTAGACGCTTGGAGGATTGA
- a CDS encoding GH36-type glycosyl hydrolase domain-containing protein codes for MIRASEDNEYYELTSPTILPKASGFLWNEKMMIHMNCRGYAVAQFMQPEPGKYSYAPNLEAKTFMQPEQPYYAHHPGRFVYVKDEVSGEIFSAPYEPVRVLPDKYTFSVGKHNIVWKIEHHELLIEMSLSLPKEDPMELWRVKVTNLSPKNRKLSIYPYFTVGYMSWMNQSGEYKEDLQGIVCSAITPYQKYQDYEKIKNLKDKTFLLADQEPSAWEVNQEAFEGEGGIPSPSAIRGEMLQKGESRYESPVAVLQYRSEMEPGEEREYRFIFGPAHDEAEIDQIRRQYFIDKNAGGQDGFALAELEYAEYVSEGRGCIEIQTPDADLDNFVNHWLPRQMYYHGQTNRLTTDPQTRNYLQDNMGMSYIKPEMARAAFLTALSQQEVSGAMPDGIILHKDAELKYINQVPHTDHCVWLPICLSTYLDETNDFTILEERVPFADSEELESVFEHITRAMHWLMKDRDERGLNFINQGDWCDPMNMVGYKGKGVSGWLTIATAYAFIIWADICEKGDRVNIAEEFRLAADETNAVVNQYLWDGEWYARGITDDNVVFGISKDQEGRIFINPQGWALLSGAADEEKQEKLIQAVKEQLETPYGVEKLAPSFTSMREDVGRVTQKHPGTAENGAVYNHAAAFYIYGLYAVGEKENAYRLLRKMLPGPDAEDILRRGQLPVFIPNYYRGAYRQFPHTAGRSSHLFNTGTVPWVYRCLIDGLFGLQGTKEGLQVKPQLPSNWQEVTVKRIFRGAVLHIDMKRNSGVATTEVYVNGKYIEDGIIKDLKSAAEYKVLVKIPS; via the coding sequence ATGATAAGAGCATCTGAAGATAATGAATATTATGAACTGACGAGTCCGACGATTCTTCCGAAGGCTTCGGGGTTTTTATGGAATGAAAAGATGATGATTCATATGAACTGTCGTGGCTATGCTGTGGCGCAATTTATGCAGCCGGAACCTGGGAAATATTCTTATGCACCGAATCTGGAAGCTAAGACGTTTATGCAACCGGAGCAGCCTTATTATGCCCATCATCCCGGTCGTTTTGTGTATGTGAAGGATGAAGTGAGCGGGGAGATTTTCTCAGCACCTTATGAGCCTGTTCGCGTGCTCCCCGATAAGTATACGTTCTCTGTAGGAAAACATAATATCGTATGGAAGATTGAGCATCATGAACTTTTAATAGAAATGAGTTTGAGCTTGCCTAAGGAAGATCCGATGGAGCTTTGGCGGGTAAAGGTTACGAATCTCTCGCCCAAGAATCGAAAGTTAAGTATCTATCCCTATTTTACAGTTGGTTATATGTCATGGATGAATCAATCCGGAGAGTACAAGGAAGATTTGCAGGGGATTGTTTGTTCTGCGATCACGCCTTATCAGAAGTATCAGGATTATGAGAAGATTAAGAACCTGAAAGATAAAACATTTTTGCTAGCAGATCAAGAGCCTTCCGCATGGGAAGTGAATCAGGAAGCTTTTGAAGGAGAGGGCGGTATTCCATCACCGTCAGCGATCCGAGGGGAAATGCTGCAGAAAGGGGAATCTCGGTACGAATCTCCGGTTGCTGTCCTGCAATATAGAAGCGAAATGGAGCCGGGCGAGGAGCGGGAGTATCGGTTTATCTTTGGTCCGGCCCATGATGAGGCAGAGATCGATCAAATCCGCCGCCAATATTTCATAGATAAGAACGCCGGAGGTCAGGACGGTTTTGCGCTGGCTGAACTGGAATATGCTGAATACGTAAGCGAAGGCAGAGGCTGTATTGAAATCCAGACACCGGATGCGGATCTCGATAATTTTGTGAATCACTGGCTGCCGCGGCAGATGTATTATCATGGTCAGACCAACCGTCTTACGACAGATCCTCAGACCCGGAACTACCTGCAGGACAATATGGGGATGAGTTATATTAAACCGGAGATGGCCAGAGCTGCATTTCTCACGGCGTTAAGCCAGCAAGAAGTTAGCGGAGCCATGCCGGACGGTATTATTTTGCATAAAGATGCGGAGCTGAAATATATTAATCAAGTCCCTCACACGGACCATTGCGTATGGCTGCCCATTTGCTTAAGCACCTATTTAGATGAAACGAATGACTTTACAATATTGGAAGAACGGGTTCCTTTTGCGGATAGTGAGGAATTGGAATCTGTCTTCGAACATATCACTCGGGCGATGCACTGGCTTATGAAGGATAGGGATGAGCGTGGATTGAATTTCATCAATCAAGGTGATTGGTGTGACCCGATGAATATGGTTGGCTACAAGGGAAAAGGTGTTTCCGGGTGGCTGACGATAGCTACGGCGTATGCTTTTATAATTTGGGCGGATATATGTGAAAAAGGTGACCGTGTGAATATCGCCGAGGAATTCCGCTTGGCAGCGGATGAGACGAATGCCGTAGTCAATCAATATTTGTGGGACGGCGAATGGTATGCGCGGGGAATAACGGATGATAATGTGGTCTTCGGTATTAGTAAGGATCAAGAAGGCCGAATTTTCATTAACCCACAAGGGTGGGCACTGCTAAGCGGGGCTGCGGATGAAGAGAAACAGGAGAAGCTCATTCAGGCGGTTAAGGAGCAATTGGAAACCCCATACGGTGTTGAAAAGCTGGCGCCATCCTTCACCTCGATGCGGGAGGATGTGGGAAGGGTAACGCAAAAACATCCGGGAACCGCTGAGAACGGGGCCGTGTATAATCATGCTGCAGCCTTTTATATCTATGGGCTTTACGCTGTGGGAGAGAAGGAGAATGCTTATCGGTTGCTTCGGAAGATGCTCCCGGGGCCGGACGCAGAGGATATCCTTAGACGGGGCCAATTACCTGTATTTATCCCTAACTATTATCGCGGTGCCTATAGACAATTTCCGCATACCGCCGGGCGCTCCAGCCATTTATTTAATACAGGAACGGTTCCGTGGGTATACCGCTGTCTGATTGACGGCCTATTCGGATTACAGGGGACTAAGGAAGGACTTCAGGTCAAGCCGCAGCTTCCCTCTAATTGGCAAGAGGTTACCGTTAAACGTATATTTAGAGGCGCAGTACTGCATATTGATATGAAGCGCAATTCAGGCGTTGCAACTACAGAAGTGTACGTCAATGGCAAGTATATTGAGGATGGCATCATTAAGGATTTGAAATCTGCTGCTGAGTATAAAGTGTTGGTGAAAATTCCGTCTTAG
- a CDS encoding DUF1806 family protein: protein MNPIIKDQVEAELQSFVGEEVYIHSEATSFVFVRNFKVKVTDAFIAGEGSYRVALQFDGHGWLRMEALTHVEREGNARLLLAGYDDKGRMNVALHLGKEPFPE, encoded by the coding sequence ATGAACCCCATAATCAAGGACCAAGTAGAGGCTGAACTTCAGAGCTTCGTTGGTGAGGAAGTCTATATTCACAGTGAGGCAACATCGTTTGTTTTCGTCCGAAATTTCAAGGTGAAGGTCACAGATGCTTTTATTGCCGGGGAAGGTTCCTATCGGGTTGCACTCCAATTCGATGGGCATGGCTGGCTGCGGATGGAGGCGCTCACGCATGTTGAGAGGGAGGGCAATGCCCGTCTTCTGCTAGCCGGTTATGATGATAAGGGACGAATGAATGTCGCCCTTCACTTAGGAAAGGAGCCGTTTCCCGAATGA
- a CDS encoding stalk domain-containing protein, translating into MKKKWIATGAAAIFLVSSSAGVYAGSNLQPIKAFLNTTMKFQVNGKPFQLQNDKGAVMAPISYNGSTYLPVRAVSKALGVAIDFNSQSNTIFLGEKGEGVSIAEGFDSSFRTKDPQLTSYAGKDYKDVFFNNASGSRSSGFMLYPKGKYQKLYIQVAAVGKDIETFFVQDQDDVKLEIDSINVSEGLKTFEIELNGAESLFVHSDLKAGGSIFIPLTTSYYK; encoded by the coding sequence TTGAAGAAAAAATGGATAGCCACCGGAGCCGCAGCTATTTTCCTAGTGAGTTCCAGTGCAGGCGTGTATGCAGGTTCAAATCTACAGCCCATCAAAGCCTTCCTTAATACGACCATGAAGTTTCAGGTGAACGGGAAGCCGTTTCAGTTGCAAAACGATAAAGGTGCGGTCATGGCACCGATTTCGTACAATGGCAGTACTTATCTGCCAGTTCGTGCGGTTTCAAAGGCACTCGGTGTAGCGATTGATTTTAACAGCCAATCCAATACTATTTTTCTAGGTGAAAAAGGCGAAGGGGTCTCGATTGCTGAAGGTTTTGACAGTAGTTTTCGGACAAAAGACCCTCAGTTGACCAGCTATGCGGGTAAAGATTATAAGGATGTTTTCTTCAATAACGCCAGCGGCAGCCGTTCCAGCGGGTTCATGCTTTATCCTAAAGGCAAATATCAGAAGCTGTATATTCAAGTTGCGGCTGTTGGAAAAGATATCGAGACCTTCTTCGTTCAGGATCAGGATGATGTGAAGCTTGAAATCGACTCGATTAATGTGTCAGAAGGACTGAAGACGTTTGAGATTGAACTTAATGGCGCTGAGTCACTCTTTGTACATTCCGATTTGAAGGCAGGCGGGAGCATCTTCATCCCGTTAACGACCTCCTACTACAAATAA